The following proteins are encoded in a genomic region of Brachypodium distachyon strain Bd21 chromosome 1, Brachypodium_distachyon_v3.0, whole genome shotgun sequence:
- the LOC100833211 gene encoding uncharacterized protein LOC100833211 — protein sequence MINLFDLSAGASARVATRDGSPVRGTQSDRKEYADFKTVTGSMRRSSSDRSCATPMKMLIAQEMAEGDSNQKTTNVVARLMGLDEAVALPKPVQSSSRRRFPEGHLSTTLARVNNQLSFDKRTSFVESVEYKDVYEVGYQPQRSEHLSNDSSRRGRPHEDHDQKRMDLVRQKFVEAKQLASHENLLQSKEFHDALEILNSNKDLFLRFLEEPNSLFAKQSDEFHSAPTSPQRKRITVLKPAKSVEMQSEKAIRRQQNHAVNGSRTDKSKLHRKSTASHYKAERLPQHTRIVVLKPNSAITSVQKFQETGHDNPDDSEAPNVSRHLSDEIDWSVHGMCHQHDECLQGSIPSNKVSRDRSYSGRAEEECSSFSGSDIGSPTSRHSWDYIYRFSNPYFSSSLSHASCSPESHVAREGKKHASDRWPSSSSNEISRERVLVRRSLSTLGEMLAMSDVKKEEVADQVVTNSSKPLCGNEPRLAVPSNCSIDGGQGEMSIKKISRSKSVPVSSSAFDSLRFDARSSDPQHKEHTTPKEEAKPKNGKSSLKGKISSFFSLRKKAGKEKLTSSLRRVLSASNVAVDSSDVSHPACASLQENVSSENLEAKFDYATTVVRTNEPEAPSSSKAPISLWKALSFEIRNSHLNQPSPTSVLDASFEDTNEKSPGSSESAITAKQEPLSRCLPIGSVARTLSFDDSSEEAVPCSSKEDCHEQEQYEFVEKILFSAGFCNKQTNDIFVQWHSLDCPLGPDVVDQFLERKVEDERRSNQRLLIDSVNAALLDIGQSRLWCAYPCTWPIVNARRVASRDDELVADEAWKLVKGWLLDDEAHMVNGLDNVGVAADWVVGREIEGRGWPKTLRLEVDEISKEICGEVLSELVEEAFSEFAGCH from the exons ATGAtcaatttgtttgatttgagCGCTGGAGCCAGCGCCAGGGTTGCTACAAGAGATG GTTCTCCGGTCAGAGGAACTCAGTCGGACAGGAAGGAGTATGCTGATTTCAAGACA GTGACCGGCAGCatgaggaggagctcgtctGATAGATCTTGTGCTACGCCCATGAAAATGCTGATAGCGCAGGAGATGGCAGAGGGGGACTCGAACCAGAAGACCACTAATGTTGTGGCAAGGCTGATGGGACTTGATGAAGCTGTGGCCCTTCCCAAGCCTGTTCAATCTTCCAGCAGGAGGAGATTTCCGGAAGGTCATTTATCAACTACCTTGGCAAGAGTTAACAACCAACTGTCATTCGACAAGCGCACAAGCTTTGTTGAAAGTGTGGAATATAAGGATGTCTACGAAGTTGGATACCAGCCACAAAGGAGTGAGCATTTGAGCAATGATTCTTCACGGAGAGGGAGACCGCATGAAGATCATGACCAGAAAAGAATGGATCTTGTCCGGCAGAAGTTCGTCGAAGCAAAGCAGCTAGCATCACATGAGAATCTTCTCCAATCAAAGGAATTCCATGATGCTCTCGagattttgaattcaaataagGATTTGTTTCTCAGATTTCTTGAAGAACCTAACTCACTGTTTGCGAAGCAATCTGATGAATTTCATTCTGCACCAACATCACCCCAGAGGAAGCGGATAACTGTGTTGAAACCTGCCAAATCAGTGGAGATGCAGAGTGAAAAAGCAATTAGAAGGCAGCAAAACCATGCAGTTAATGGGAGCAGAACAGATAAAAGCAAGCTTCATAGGAAGTCTACTGCAAGTCATTACAAAGCAGAAAGGCTTCCACAGCACACCCGGATAGTGGTCTTGAAACCTAACTCAGCAATTACCTCAGTGCAGAAGTTTCAAGAAACTGGTCATGATAACCCTGATGATTCTGAAGCTCCTAATGTATCAAGGCATTTGAGCGATGAGATAGACTGGTCGGTACATGGCATGTGCCATCAGCATGATGAATGTTTGCAGGGCAGCATACCGTCAAACAAGGTGAGCCGAGATAGATCATACTCTGGCCGTGCTGAAGAAGAGTGCAGTAGCTTCAGTGGTTCAGATATTGGAAGTCCAACATCACGCCATTCTTGGGATTACATATATCGGTTCAGCAATCCTTACTTCAGCTCATCTTTAAGCCACGCTTCTTGTTCTCCTGAGTCTCATGTAGCTAGGGAGGGTAAGAAACATGCCTCTGATAGGTGGCCAAGTTCATCTTCTAATGAGATTAGCCGAGAAAGGGTGCTAGTGCGAAGGAGCTTGAGCACACTTGGAGAAATGCTTGCCATGTCTGATGTGAAGAAAGAAGAGGTTGCTGATCAAGTGGTGACTAATTCCAGCAAACCGTTGTGTGGCAATGAACCAAGACTCGCTGTGCCATCAAATTGTTCTATTGATGGTGGACAAGGAGAAATGTCCATCAAGAAAATTTCAAGGTCTAAATCTGTTCCAGTCTCTTCATCAGCCTTCGACAGCCTGCGTTTTGATGCTAGATCTTCAGATCCTCAACATAAAGAGCACACAACGCCAAAGGAGGAGGCCAAGCCTAAGAATGGGAAGTCATCTCTCAAGGGAAAGATTTCGAGCTTCTTCTCATTGCGTAAGAAAGCTGGTAAAGAGAAGCTTACCTCATCTCTCCGCAGAGTTCTTTCGGCCAGTAATGTAGCAGTTGATAGCTCGGATGTATCACATCCAGCTTGTGCAAGCTTACAAGAGAATGTTTCTTCAGAAAATTTAGAAGCTAAGTTTGATTATGCAACGACAGTAGTTCGGACCAATGAGCCAGaggcgccttcttcttctaag gctccaatttctctctggAAAGCACTCTCATTTGAGATTCGAAATTCCCACTTGAATCAACCCAGTCCTACATCAGTTCTTGATGCATCATTCGAGGATACTAATGAAAAGTCCCCTGGTTCATCAGAAAGCGCAATCACCGCTAAACAAG AACCTTTATCAAGATGTCTTCCCATTGGATCAGTTGCGCGGACTTTATCATTTGACGACTCTTCTGAAGAGGCCGTGCCATGTTCTAGCAAAGAAGATTGCCATGAGCAAGAACAGTATGAGTTCGTCGAGAAGATCCTATTTTCCGCTGGTTTCTGTAACAAGCAGACCAACGATATCTTCGTCCAGTGGCATTCACTCGACTGCCCTCTAGGTCCAGATGTGGTCGACCAATTCCTGGAACGCAAAGTGGAGGATGAGAGGCGGTCAAACCAGAGACTCCTCATCGATTCCGTCAATGCCGCCCTGCTTGACATTGGCCAGAGCAGACTCTGGTGTGCATACCCTTGCACCTGGCCAATTGTTAACGCACGTCGAGTTGCCTCTCGTGACGATGAGCTGGTAGCCGATGAGGCATGGAAGCTAGTGAAAGGTTGGCTCTTGGATGACGAGGCACATATGGTCAATGGGCTAGACAATGTGGGCGTGGCAGCAGATTGGGTTGTCGGCAGGGAGATCGAAGGAAGAGGGTGGCCCAAAACGCTTCGATTGGAGGTGGATGAAATCAGCAAGGAGATATGTGGGGAGGTTCTGAGCGAGTTGGTTGAGGAGGCATTTTCAGAATTTGCCGGGTGCCATTGA